A genomic window from Salvia splendens isolate huo1 chromosome 11, SspV2, whole genome shotgun sequence includes:
- the LOC121755181 gene encoding protein usf-like: protein MISQGSRLLTKTLFYRTKSTPPSPFSLPILSGSLSQVRAMASDAAASSPFKKVQIQRDNGTFDAYVIGKENAPGIVVLQEWWGVDFEVKNHAQKISQLGSGYKALIPDLYRGKVGLEVAEAQHLMEGLDWPGAVKDIEASVNWLKANGSKKVGVTGFCMGGALAIASSVLVPGVDAVVAFYGVPSPELADPVKTKAPVQAHFGEQDGFVGFSDPKTGKELEEKLKASGVPHEVYFYPGIGHAFMNCSPEGAQRRKKMGLDDEDAAAVEQAWSRFSSWMGRFLSN, encoded by the exons ATGATATCTCAAGGTTCTAGGCTCCTTACAAAAACCCTCTTCTACAGAACCAAATCCACTCCTCCTTCCCCATTCTCCCTTCCTATTCTCTCCGGTTCTCTCTCTCAGGTACGTGCAATGGCCTCCGACGCAGCTGCCTCTTCACCGTTCAAGAAAGTCCAGATTCAGAGAGACAACGGG ACATTTGATGCCTACGTGATTGGGAAAGAAAATGCTCCTGGGATTGTTGTGCTTCAAGAATGGTGGGGAGTTGATTTTGAGGTCAAGAATCACGCCCAGAAAATCTCTCAGTTGGGCTCTGGCTACAAGGCATTGATTCCCGA TTTGTACAGAGGGAAGGTTGGTTTGGAAGTCGCGGAAGCTCAACATTTGATGGAAGGTCTCGATTGGCCAGGTGCAGTGAAGGATATCGAGGCCTCAGTCAACTGGCTCAAGGCAAATGGTTCTAAGAAG GTTGGTGTGACCGGATTCTGCATGGGTGGTGCTCTTGCTATTGCAAGCTCTGTTTTGGTACCGGGGGTTGATGCCGTGGTAGCTTTCTACGGAGTGCCTTCACCTGAGCTCGCGGATCCTGTCAAGACTAAGGCTCCGGTGCAGGCCCACTTTGGTGAACAAGATGGTTTTGTCGGGTTCTCTGATCCAAAG ACTGGTAAAGAATTGGAAGAGAAGTTGAAGGCATCAGGGGTTCCCCATGAGGTTTACTTCTATCCCGGAATCGGGCATGCCTTTATGAACTGTTCACCTGAAGGGGCACAGAGAAGGAAGAAGATGGGGCTGGACGATGAGGATGCTGCAGCAGTCGAGCAGGCGTGGTCTCGTTTCAGCTCGTGGATGGGTCGTTTCTTGTCAAACTGA